The window ATGCCTTTTCATTCTGACGTTTTGAccttaaattctttattttcaacATGTAGGCACAAGTTCTTCAGCCAAGCGGAGCACTTCCACAGGTAATAAAGAACCCAGTTCTACTAGAGAAAGATTGCGTGAACGAACCCGACTAAACCAGAGCAAAAAACTGCCTTCTGCAGGTCAGGGGGCCAGTGACGTGGCCCTGGCTAAACGTTCCCGCAGTCGCACTGCTGCGGAGTGTGACGTGCGCATGAGCAAGTCCAAGTCCGACAACCAGATCAGCGACAAGGCTGCTCTGGAGGCCAAAGTGAAGGAGCTCCTCACGCTGGCCAAGGCCAAAGACGTGGAAATTCTGCATTTGAGGAGCGCACTCCGAGACACACGTGAGCAGCTGGGCCTGCAGGAGGACTGCCCTGAGGGCGACGAAAAGTCCGAGGAGAAGGAAGCCGTTATCGCCCACCAGCCCACGGGCGTTGAGTCCACTCTGCTGCAGCTGCAGGGACAGAACACGGCCATCCGTGAGGAGCTCAACCAACTGAAAAACGAAAACAGAATGTTAAAGGACAGGTTGAACGCACTGGGCTTCTCCCTGGAGCAGAGGCTGGACAGCTCGGAGAAGCTGTTTGGCTACCAGTCCCTGAGCCCCGAAATCGCCCCTGGGAACCAGAGCGATGGTGGGGGCACTCTGGCCTCTTCGGTGGAGGGCTCTGCCCCCGGGTCAGTGGAGGACCTCCTGAGCCAGGATGAAAATACGCTCATGGACCATCAGCACAGCAACTCCCTGGACAATCTGGACAGCGAGTGCAGCGAGGTTTACCAGCCACTCACCTCGAGCGACGATGCCCTGGACGCCCCGTCCTCCTCCGAGTCAGAGGGCATGCCCAGCACGGAGCGCTCTCGCAAGGGGAGCAGTGGGGACGCGAGCGAGGTGTCAGTCGCTTGCCTGACAGAACGGATACACCAGATGGAAGAGAATCAGCACAGCACGAGTGAGGAGCTCCAGGCCACCCTGCAGGAGCTGGCCGATCTGCAGCAGATCACCCAGGAGCTGAACAGCGAGAACGAAAGGCTCGGGGAGGAGAAGGTCATTCTCATGGAGTCCTTGTGCCAACAGAGCGATAAGCTGGAGCACTTCAGCCGACAGATTGAGTATTTCCGCTCCCTTCTGGATGAGCACCACATCGCCTATGTCATCGATGAAGACATTAAAAGCGGGCGCTATATGGAGCTGGAGCAGCGCTACATGGATCTGGCTGAGAACGCCCGTTTTGAGCGAGAGCAgctgcttggagtccagcagcaTTTAAGCAATACTTTGAAGATGGCAGAACAAGACAATAAGGAAGCGCAGGAAATGATAGGGGCACTCAAAGAGCGCAACCACCACATGGAGCGGATCATCGAGTCTGAGCAGAAGGGCAAGGCTGCGCTGGCTGCCACGCTGGAGGAgtacaaagccacagtggccagcgACCAGATAGAGATGAACCGTCTCAAGGCCCAGCTGGAGAACGAGAAGCAGAAAGTGGCAGAGCTCTATTCCATCCACAATTCTGGAGACAAATCCGACATTCAGGATCTCCTGGAGAGTGTCAGGCTGGACAAAGAGAAAGCAGAGGCTCTGGCTAGTGGCTTACAGGAGGATCTGGCCCACACCCGAAATGATGCCAACCGGCTGCAGGACGCCATTGCCAAGGTATCGTTGCAGCAGAGAGGGTTGTTCCCAGTCAGAGTTCACAGGGTCAGTGCCTGACATGCTTAGCAGTCAGGCACCTGGTTAGCAGTGCCCAAGACACTTAACCAGCCCAGAGCGCCTGACTAGCAGTGCCTAACACGCTTACCAGCCCTGAGCGCCTGGTTAGCAATGCCCAACACACTTACCAGCCCGGAGCGCCTTGTTAGCAGTGCCCGACCCGCTCTCCAGCCCAGAACTCCTGGTTAGTGGTGCCTGACCCACTTACCAGCCCAGAACTCCTGGTTAGTGTTTCATAAGCTTTTTTTTCAAACCAGTAGTTTTTAAAGCTTGAGAAAGGTTTTCTTCATTGGAATAAGGTGAGAAGTATTCACATAATAGTGCCactttcatgcatttttttcaatTCGTTAGTGATTCTTGCCTGCTAGAGGAGGGAACTAGAGTTAAACTAAGTCCAGAAGGAACCCACCCCTCGTGCTGGATGCGCATGCAGTTGTACCCCCTCAGCTGTGTTGTATTTTGGCATAAGAAAGATGGACAGCCCATATTCCAGTCTGTAGGTCAGAAATGTCTGCCGCCCCTTTAGCCCGCTGTGGTTGTAGTTTTTCAGATAGAGTTCTGTTTGGGGAGTGTAGAGGGAGGCCCCCATTTTGGGTCTGTGGTTTATGTGGGCCTGAACTTCAGAGATTACCTGGCCCAGCCCCTCTGGTGTCTGCAGCAAATTCTGAAGACCGGACGAGAAGTGCACTCAGGGCCGCAGGCACTCTGGCCACGCTTGGGCCCCACCTGCTTGCCCCATAGCAGCAATTTGCATGAGCCACCTAATTGCGCTAACATTTTACCCATTTGTTATTTTAACGCAATGCTTTTTAAAGTCAGAGATATTAGTGTATCTGTGGCCAAAATTTGATGAATTTGGACCTTAATTTTTCAGTGGTCACTTTTTGAGATACAGTTTAAGAGATGTGCTCTGTTTGTTGGCACACACATGTGAGGGGAAGGGGCACTGCGAGCTGATGGTTTCCCAAAGACTGTCtttgagaatttcttttgtttccattttcaatACAGTATTGAAACTGTATTGTCAGACCCAGTGTTTGTAGGAGAACATGTTAATCATTAATCAAATTCATGTTGGCAGCCTAAGctttagaaaaggaaacatttccaGACTTTTCTCTGAGAGTAATCGCACTGAGCTCAATAATATGTCAGCATAATTTAGGTTAGTGATGCTGTACAACAATTTACGTGTAAGCTTATTCCATAAAGGCTCGTGTTAGTATAGAGTGGTCTTTCGAAACTTTTAGTGATTATCACCCAGGCTGTTTTAGTCCATTTAGTTTCCATTTGAAACCGTTTCATACCTCAGTTCCAGGATTTGTCTTAGGACCACTCTTAACTTTTCTGCATTTGCACTTCTGTTTCACATAGGTAGAAGATGAATACCGAGCCTTCCAAGAAGAAGCTAAGAAACAAATTGAAGATTTGAATATGACATTAGAAAAACTAAGATCagagctggaagagaaagagacagaaaggagtGACATGAAGGAGACCATCTTTGAACTTGAGGACGAGGTGGAGCAGCATCGAGCTGTGAAGCTCCACGACAACCTCATCATTTCTGACTTAGAGAGTAAGTGAGCGCTCCATTCCTTTCACCCTGCCCTTTCCACGTGTGGGTATGGGAGTTTGCATTGAGTCCTGAAAcaggtcagaaaaaaaaaattaagtatagatACATGGATGCCAAAGACAGGTGGACAAAGAGAGAGAcagcaaatgttaaaacagatggTAAGCTGTTAACAATAGGCAAATCTGTTTAACGGGTATTTGACAGTTCCTTGTACTATTTTGCAACCTcttataagtttaaaattatttccaaataagatgtttaaaaatgtaCTATTCATCCAGGTTCCTCCAATGTTAATAAGCTTTTATGTTGCTGAAGTGGAGATGGGCAAGGAAGATGGAGTCACCTCTGTTGATTCAGTGGTTAAAGCTTTTTAAACTTTGACTCCTGATCATGCCTCTTTGAACTCTGGCAGTTTATTACTCCCTGACAGGGTCTAGAAAGGCAGGCTGGTAGCATGGAGCCAGTCCTGTGCGCTGTGAGTACAGAGGAGGGCAAGGGCAGAGGCCAGGAGAATGGGCATTTGCAGGGAGCCCTGAATGTGGCTTGTGGCAGCTCTGTTCTCTGGTTGTTGACCCACCATCTGCAGGTCGACCCCAGGGCTATTTGGAATGTTCTGAGCCTCCCGTGTTTGGAAGTTGCTGACTGGGAGCTGCATCTTTTGGGAATAGTCTGGAAAAGATGGCAGACTTCACAGGGATGAACTTTCTCAAGTCCTAAAAGCTTTAAAATTTCTGATCTCgtttcttccattttctctgaACTCTAAAACGGCGTAGCTAATTCCGTTCCCTAAATCTAAGAGAGTGTgaagttttcagattttcttgCAGGTTCAGTGCATTTTCCATTCCATGCTAGGAAGTAGTAACATAACAGCCTTTTCTCTTgccagatttttttgtttttgtaaggaATATTCCTTTAATTATGAAACACAATTATTAAATgatttctgtactttttttttaaagaataaaaggtaACAGCTAAATGTTCAAAAACTGGAAACCAGATAATCTGACAAAAATCACATTAATCTCAACAGCTCAAAGTGCAGAAACAGCAAGTCACTTCACAGAGTTTCCAAGATACAGATATAAGTATAAAGAGAACTTgatatacaaaaatgaaagtgTAAATAGCAGAAATAagggtcaattaaaaaaattcagataaCTTTGAAAACCTTTAGAATGAAGTATTCCACTGGCACCAATACAGAAATGGTTTAATTTACCTATGCCAGTAGTGCATTGTAACCAAAAAAAGGATTCCTCCGAAAAAAGGGAGAATCACCCCAAATTGGTGTGCTCCCAACAGGGGTAAAAGCTCTCAGGACTGGATATTCCTGATTCAGCAGCTTCTGTCACTCACTTTATTAAATAGTATGATCCAACCCATGATATTTTGATCTTCAGGCAAATTCTCACAAATGTTTCCTGTTCAATGTGAGGCCAGTAGCCTCACTACTGAGCTCTCTGAAACGGGCACTCTGTGTTTAAAAGATTTAAAGACCAATTCCAACTTCAGGTCTATCAcaacagaaaagagataaattttCCATTACCTAAAACCTTTTCATAAAGTCAGCAGCTGggtctttaaaatttcttcaaaaaacTATGCttaaatatgtcatttttctACATATCCAGAACTTGTACCTAAGTAGAATAAGCGTTTATTAGAAAGATTATTGAAGGTGCTGTGTTCTTTGTCACTTAGCAGCCAAAGTACATGCTTATTTCTGCTCCCCAGAAGCAATGATAGCTACTCATTTCAATTCAGGAAAAATGTGAATATTCAGAAAGGTTTATGTAAAATGTTTATTCAGTCTTTTTCCCAGATGGCATCTTTTTAGCGTAGGCAGTAAACGGAGAGTCAGTTCCAAAAACTGTGTCCCACCGCATCGACGTTGCAGCAGTTTCCGATGAAGTTGATGTGGTAAGACTCAGGGTGCCAAGACCAGCGTGGAGAGGATGGGGTGGAGAGGGTGGAGAAGAGTGTCTGCCCCCCGTGTGCATCAGTAGTCCCTGTCGAAGGGGTGGCTGCCCACACCCAGAGAGGAATTAGGTGGGACGCAAGGTGGGACACCCAGTGAAAACCCGGTTCCAACAAATAGGGTTTCCAGAGGGTGTGCATATTCTGCTTCCATTCCGGATGGCCATGAGACTCATGGTTAATTCTGTGATGCATTTGTAAATTTTGTGGTGGGAGAGCCTGTGCTGGCAGTGTGCCAAGTGTCTGCAGTCACCGCACGGCTGAAGCATCTTGCCAAGAGCTCAGACCATCGTGGCGTTCTTTCCCAACCGTGAGGGATACTGAAACACTGTAAAATAATAGGGTCCGCACATCAAAGGCAGCTGGATACAAAAGTGATTAAAGAGAAGCAGTTTAAAACATTCCCATTGGTTTGTCAATGTTTCTGATTTATCCTTTTGGATTTTGTGCTTTTTCAATGTAAGGAATAAATGGGAACAAAATCCAGTAAAGAGAACAAGAAATAAAGGCTTTATGGACTGTAAGTGTACCCCAGGTGGAGCTTTGTGCAGTACTCAGCATGTAGGTCCAGGCCTTCCTAAGTGTTCCTGCAGAGGACCCTCAGGAATGAGGGCGTTGGCACCCTCCACAGCTGAGGACGCTGCACTAAGGGTAATGCACTTTCAGTTGTTGCCATTTTTTCAGCTTTCTGTTTAGGTGGCCTTACAACCCACTGGGCTGTCTCTGGATCCCCGGTCGGTCAGGTGGGCTCAGCCAGGCGCCGCAGCCTGCCACCTGCCTCTCCTGAGTCTTGTTTTGAATGTGGGAAGAGCGACACCTTGTGGTTGGGGCGATGGCTGTAAAAAGTGATTCCAGGGACAAAATCGAACAGCTCATTGCCAGAATATAACTTGCATAACATTAGGTGGGTTTTTAGCCAGAAAATGACCTAAAGTCCTGAGTAAGTTCTTTTTAGCCATGGAGCTTCTCTCTCcagcttttaaaatgaaaacttcagagaCACAGAAATATTGGAAAAGACACAGAAATATTGGAAGACTAATATAGCTATCCCCCACTGCTTGAAGATCTGATGATTACTGATATTTTGCAATATTTGCCTTTCTTACATTTATGTGTGTGAGTTGAGCAGTTGGCCGTAAGTTGTAGGCTCCAGGATAGTAATTCAGCATGCAGCTTCCAAAAAAGAGCATTCTCCTCATAGCCATGGTTCTTTCTCTGAACACATCTAGTGAATTTAGTCATAATTCTCTAGTATCATCTAATGTCTCATATTCAGATTTTCCCAACAATCCCCAAAttgtcttttatgtattttttacagGAATCAAAATCCATGCAAGTTTCATGCATTACGTTTAGTTTATGTCTCTGTGGTCTgacagaatttaatttttttctctcgaAAATTCTAGCATTTGCAACAGATGATAAATTGGTGGCAAGGAATATGTTCATTGAGAAATcgagtttaaacatttttttctgtgggGTATTTTTTCAATGAGTTGGTGTTTATCAAATTGAAATTAATATGTCATGCTTATATTGATTTCcaaaaagttatatttaaaatcaaggcctaatctgatttttttcccattgtcttTAAGAACAAACTCTCCCTCAGAGTTAGTGATGAAAGTTTGTACTCAGAAAATGCCAATAAAAGGCCAGTATCAGTAAAGACAAATTGTGTATGTAACAGATCCTACAAGCAAACCAAATTCTAGttcaagaagaaaattccattatGAAACACACCCTAGAAACCATCAAGGCTATTAAAccagctttttttattttcccctagGCCCTGAGCTCTCCTGGAACCTGGGTCCTGGGTGCTGTCAGGTGGTGAAGCTTTTTAATTGTTTCGGTGTTTTTCAACCTTTTCTCATTATTCCCCCCTAAGGACTCTTTTTGGACATATTCTCCCTAACTTTTCCCTTTCTCCATGAAATCTCAGTGTCTTTTTGAAGGTGACACTGCCCAGAATGAGAGCATATGATCTAAGATGTTAATTTATGTCGTTCTTATTAATAGCATGTTGAATAAATTGAAAACAGGAGGAACATAAACGTGAGATCCCATTTTATGCCAGCGTTGGGCCACCTGCTTTACATACTACATGTTCTTACTGAAAGTGGGTGTTTTCTCTAGGACAGAGGATTACACTTGTCCAAGTCCATATGTCTGCTTAGAAGTAGAGCTGAGATTCAATCCAGTTCGTTTTCCTTGAAAGAGAGAAGCATGCTTAACATAAATAAATGTGCTTGCTGTAGGACAAATGATAAACATTTTGTGCTCTTAGTGCCCTTGTGATTTAACAGTGGTGTAACTCATTGCCCCCATATATACACTTGTaagatatttcttcattttttagtaacagctttactgagatgATTCAAATGCCTTTTAATTCACACTActacttaaaatgtacagttcagtggtttttagtgtatGCTACAACCatccccacaatcaattttagaacttttttgtCATCCCCcagagaaaccctgtacccacTAGCAGTTACTCCTTTCTTCCCCCCACATCCCCAGCCCTAGGCAAACACTCATCTTTGGCTTTGTGGTTTTGCCTGTTCATATAAATGGACAATTCGTGTAAATAGAATTGATACCAACAAAGGTGGTGGGTTCTCTGTCTAGTGTGCTCACCCAACCCATTCGTGAGATTCTGGGTTTCAAAGTAAGAATTTATTACTAATTGCAAAGTAGGAGACCAGATAGCCTCCTTAAAATCTGTCTTCTGAACTGCAGTGATTGTGATAGTTCTGTGGTATTAAAAAGATGGGCGGGGTTTAGGGTGATGAGCAGAGTGGCCCAATGATGTCATCAGAGGGGATCTGATTACTGCGTATGCGCAGGCTGATCACATGCATAGTCACAGACAGTATGTCGGGGAATGGTGGCCTCCGTATGGTGGGCATAACTTTGGcctgtaggttaaagtctaagctgctgCGTGTGTCAGGCAGGCCAGTGTTGGCTAGATCAGTTCCTCTGGCAAGATAGCTTAGAACGGGGTGGGTTCATTCTGGGCCGACTCACGTCCCTTCACAGGTAAACATCAGGGGCCATCTTTAGTGATCAccagactccaaagttgaaaaacaggataagggggtacAAGTGGGGCCTGTCACGAGGTTTTATAGTCATGAGATAAAGGCCATATAGTtagagatcagggcagctggattacagttcagggatctcaggaatttccctctgggTATTCTAATgtactagaaagcaaaaagaaatacctGTATAATAAtttagtaatcataatcatttgttaaatcctaacttctcagttacagaaCCATTCAATATGTGggcttttgtgactggcttctttaaATTCgtgtaatattttcaaaattcatccatgttgtcacatttatcagaacttcgttcctttttatggctaaataatatttcatgggACAGTcacaccatattttatttatccattcatcagttgatggacatctgatttgtttctcatttcttcatttttgagtCTAAAAGATGCAGTTTGTGGTATCTTTAAATTAGTTTTCCTGGGTAAAAGACTACCTGCCTGTGCTGGCAAATGCTAGCTTTTCCTTAATATCTGAAAAAATGGTAGGGGAATTTCATGAAATATGTAGGTTTGTGGgataaggaaaaaggaggaaagagagaatggtACTTGCTCTTGAACATGGTAAATCCAGCTTTGAAAAGTTGTTTCCAGTACTGCTATTCTGCCtatagaaaagaaacagattggtGATAAAGCTCTCGTGGTTGGGTTTTCAGCCCCTAGCCCTTTGATTAGCTGGGTAAGTGCCACATCAGCTCAACTTCCCGTGTCTTGACTTTTGGGTCCCTTTTGGTTATAATTACCTAGGATTTTAATAGGATCACTCTTTTAAATATCAAACAGAAAAGTTCTGCTTTGAATAATGGCAGAGGAGCTAGCCTGGCCCTCCTCAGAATCTGGTATAAACTctggacaaaatatataaaacaactaCCTGAAGCCACTTGTGAGTGAGCAAAACCAGGCTGAGCCTGGAGGGGCGGTGGCAGCTTGGAAGAAAGGACGGGTGTGGTGAGAGTCTCACTCTTTGCCTGAAGGCCAGTCATTAGgtagcagaaggaaagagaggaggagagagtACTGTTGTTTGAGGGGGTGGGGAGTCTTTCAAAATATGTCAAGAGATTCTACAAACCCATAAGACAAGGACAGTCCATCAGCAAATAAAggataagaagaaaaagacactGACAACCTAGATAAACTAAACTGCCAGGCAACGAAGGCATTTATCTGGGCCTTAGAATTGCAGTTCAGGGAGCACTGATTTGGGTAGCAGCCCAAATGTGCCCTGCCCTGGCATTTCTAGGAAGGGTTTTTAAAGGAAGAGGTTGCATGGGTTGTTTGTGGTTTTGTAGAGTTGGAGTCCTCCTGTTGTCTTTCAGATCAGACAGGTAGctgagttctttatcttgtggtttgcTTATGGTGCCTGGACGTCCTTCCAGTTTTCAGAAACATTAGTGCTTAAGGTTttgcatactgtggcagtttgtgGCTAAGATTTGCATGAGTCACCTCCACCATGGCACAGCTTAACTCCATATGAAACCTCATAGCCATGGAAACtcaactttgtctcatttcttttgacAACACAGAAAGATCCTCCAGGTCACTAAAAAGCAAAGACACGCAAAACCAAACAAGACACCAGCTTTCACTTAGCAGATATGCAAAACTTAAAAAGATGGCTAATGGtgcaagagagggagggaagggggccCACTGTCTTGTGTTGGAGGCATGTGGAGAGTGCTGCAGCCTCTTCCCAGATGGTTTTGGCAGTATTGATAATTTGTCAAGTACACACTGATGTAGCAGTCCCTCTTCCAGAAGTCTGCCCTTCAGCAGCCCTCTAGCCAGCTCACGAATCTGCATAGATCTGGGAGCTCATGCAGCATTGCTTACGACCCCAGAAACTTGGCAGTTGTTAAGACCCAGGTAGTAAGCTCCGTGCACAGTGTCGATGCTCAGGTGAAGGCAAAGGAGGCAGGTTGCTGCCCTTCGGAGTGAAGAGACGTCCCACAGTGAAGCAAGCAGGCCGTGGGGCAGGAGAGTGTGAGCTCCGTGTGTGTGTGCTGTCTAGGAAGACTCCAAAAGAACATTTCTGTCTGCTCCTTAGTTACACCTGGGAAGTAGCATTCAGGAGGGAAGAGGGGGGTAACTGGAGAAGGGGAgatgcttttagttctttttggactTCACTGTTGGAATTTGTAACAATGAGTGTGTGCTACTTTTTAATGAAAGTCCAATTAAAGTTGTAAATGCAACATCACAGTGAAAGGGTAGCCAGGTACAATGGTGTTTCTTCAAAAATACTGATTTCCATATATTCTGTACAATAAATACATTTGCTACCTTGGTGACttctcaaaaaatttttttttgcatacttgAGCGAGGCTGTTCGAATGGATTGTTCAAATGACTtcttccacttctaggaatatatctTCAAGTAAGATCTGAACAACTGTGCAAATAAATTCATTGCATTCATATAAAAAAGATGAGAAACATTCTAATTATGCATTAGTTGGAGGTTGCTAAGATCATGATACATCCAGATGATAGACTATTGCAATGGAGAGGGTTATACAGCTCTGTATTTACAGGTAAAGGAAAGGTCCCTTAATCCACTGCTAAGTGAAGAGGCTTATGCAAAAGTATAAATAATAGAACctcatctttctttaaaaaacacaCGTACCCACCCATGTAGGAAGTTTGGATATATGCCAAACACATGCAGTaggtaatttaatttttttccttttcccttttccaaacTCTTTTTGGAAGCATACATTACTTCCAGGAAAAAAGTTATATCCACTCTTTTCGggactaaaattaaaattgaatgtAGCAGTGGGTTCATTTGAAATTGACTGGTGCCCTCTTCCCACACCAGGCATTCTGGTGTGGGGTCAGCACTGTGAGCTGGCCGCTGATGGCCCTGCCCACCCCtctgtgcccccctccccccccccccagcaccccagccTGGCACATTAACACACTGGTACCCTTTTCCTTCCTCAAACGTGCACCTGGCTGTTTGGTGGGAAGTGCTTAATGAGATGCAGAACTGACTCAGCGCCGGGCCCAGCACTGAGGGTTCCCTAGGGATTCGGGGGGCAGGAAGGGTGGCCTGTGGACTTTCCTTCGGGGCCTGCAGGGGTCACAGGTAGAGCACATCCAAGGCAGCAGCAGCAGGTCAGGGCTGGCGCGTGCAGAGCTGGGGCCGGAGCTGAGCCCGGCAGCTTAATCTTGATTCGCCCGTGGATGGTAGGGCCGCGTGGCACTGAAAAGGTGATGCACCCGTTGCCAGCTGAGCACGGGGGCTCATTCAAATGATTTCTAGAATAAAAGTAACACTTAAACAACTGAGTTATAATTTTTGTAAAAACCGTATAAGATCATAGTCGTCTTTCTGTCCTCTAACAGAAAGTAACGCTGCTTTTGAGCTGTGGACAGTAGGCGGCAGTGTCCTTCTAGAAGAACTTCCTGGAGGAAGGAAGCAGCTTTACAGGCTCGGGTTGAGTCCCGCTGCCTCTGTGTGACCTCTGATTGAGCTGGATGGCAGGCTGCTAAGCTGCTCTTCAAAGCAAGAACTAAATACTGACTCCTCGCCAGGGACCAATGCCTGTCCTTGTTCGTACTTCTAgtcaaagtaaaaacaaaaatgtgattTGTAAAGTTTAAGTCAAGTTCCCTGGAGGCACTTTTCATGAGCTTCCTTCTCTCTAAATAGGTCTCCTGGCCACCAGCTTCCCTCTTTTATAAGGAGTAGTAAGACAGGACGATAATAAATATTTAGGGCTGGTAGGGAAAATATGCCTTTAGGGGTGGTGAGTACATGTATTCTCTGGCCATTAGTGTAGGGGTTGTTACAGGGAGAAGGATgagagcaaaagaaataaaagaaatgtggaTTTGATGATCCAAGATGGCCATGTGGCTTCATATGTCCCCCTGAAAATCCAGACCCCACCGAGACCCTGGACCCATCTGTAGGTGGGGTCCCAAAGAGCTGATCCCCGTGCCGGCTCCAGAGCCACCTTTGCCTCCGGACCCACAGATCAGAGGCTGCATCCCTCGCCCTGGCATCTGATGTGCCCTCAACCAGGCCAGACGGATGGTTGGATCACAGGCTGATGCTTTTTGGTCTCTGGGGGAGGCTTGGTTTTGATTCCAGGTACCCACGTGGGCAGATGCCACCGCACCCGGACTCCTGCACGCAGGCTGAGGGTGGGGGTGCACTGCTCTCAGAGACGCCAGTGTCCATGGACAGTCACGGAATGCTCATCTTTGAAGACAGAACACCTAGGGAGAGATTTAGAACTGCCCTTTGTTGCTGTCAGCGTTAGGCTGACGTGTTCATTGATCCTGCTTAACTTTGCTCCATTTGAAGGCCCGCCGTGTGCCAGGCAGTGGGCCCTGAAGACGCCATGTGGCTCCTGCCTCTGCGCCTTCCATCTGTAGGTGGTGATGGGTGGGTGAGGAAATGGAGTCGCCTTGGCAACTGGTCCTGAAGCTGCACTCCCGGCTTCGGAGCCCAGAGGGGTGGGACCGAGACCTCCTGGCGGGGCAGGTAGAGCACGTGCCACCCGCTGGCAGTGCCTTTTCTCGTGCTTAACCCAACAAAAGGTGGTGGTCTCAGAGTGGTGGGAGCGGGTGGCTGTCCCCAGGACAAGCCCCTTCGGGGACCCACAGCGTCCCAGTGGATATAGCTCCCGCACATGTCGGGCCCCTGGGGACTGCCTCGCAGCGTCTCTCTCGTTGTGTCACTGTTACATCCAGAGTGGCTCTTCGCACGCTGTTGGCGCCTGTTAAATCCTGGCAGGTGAATGAGACTGTTCTAAGAAAACTCGTTATGCAAGAATGATCTGCAGAGTTGTTGATTTACAGTATgagtatatttttacattttgtaaaaagaatttcgggaaaattaatttaaataacagCTCCCCAGAGTATTAGAAAAagtttaattacatttttaaaagttttcctcATTGACCACTTTGCTCAAACCTATTCTGGGGGTAAAGTAGGTTATGCTTGCATAACTACCTTAGATTCATAACCCTTGTGATGAAAGTTCACATGTCAATAGCAGTTCTTATTTGCTTGGTTATGCACCAAGCACATGTGTGTTTCAGAATCAAGATACTGAGGGAGGGAAGCAATTGTGAtttaaactcagaattttccttaGGAAGTAATACTAATATAATGACTAGGCTtgaccattctttttttcttttcaagtttttgtattaaaaactaaaagaagaacTTTGGCCAGGATAAGTAttttgtgggctttttttttccttaatgtcaTATTTAAGTGCCTCCTCcctttatattattctt is drawn from Tamandua tetradactyla isolate mTamTet1 chromosome 5, mTamTet1.pri, whole genome shotgun sequence and contains these coding sequences:
- the SPECC1L gene encoding cytospin-A isoform X2, producing MKKASRSVGSVPKVSGISKPQAVEKLKPENSSSASTGSRLIKPGPAASLSKTKSNDDLLAGMAGGVTVANGVKGKRSTCAPAASTSSAPAMSSVENKAKISTGTSSSAKRSTSTGQGASDVALAKRSRSRTAAECDVRMSKSKSDNQISDKAALEAKVKELLTLAKAKDVEILHLRSALRDTREQLGLQEDCPEGDEKSEEKEAVIAHQPTGVESTLLQLQGQNTAIREELNQLKNENRMLKDRLNALGFSLEQRLDSSEKLFGYQSLSPEIAPGNQSDGGGTLASSVEGSAPGSVEDLLSQDENTLMDHQHSNSLDNLDSECSEVYQPLTSSDDALDAPSSSESEGMPSTERSRKGSSGDASEVSVACLTERIHQMEENQHSTSEELQATLQELADLQQITQELNSENERLGEEKVILMESLCQQSDKLEHFSRQIEYFRSLLDEHHIAYVIDEDIKSGRYMELEQRYMDLAENARFEREQLLGVQQHLSNTLKMAEQDNKEAQEMIGALKERNHHMERIIESEQKGKAALAATLEEYKATVASDQIEMNRLKAQLENEKQKVAELYSIHNSGDKSDIQDLLESVRLDKEKAEALASGLQEDLAHTRNDANRLQDAIAKVEDEYRAFQEEAKKQIEDLNMTLEKLRSELEEKETERSDMKETIFELEDEVEQHRAVKLHDNLIISDLENTVKKLQDQKHDMEREIKTLHRRLREESAEWRQFQADLQTAVVIANDIKSEAQEEIGDLKRRLHEAQEKNEKLTKELEEIKSRKQEEERGRVYNYMNAVERDLAALRQGMGLSRRSSTASEPTPTVKTLIKSFDSASQVPSPAATAVPRTPLSPSPMKTPPAAAVSPMQRHSISGPISASKPLTSLSDKRPNYGEIPVQEHLLRTPSASRPASLPRVPAMESAKTLSVSRRSSEELKRDMSASEGTSPASLMTIGTTSPQLSLSSSPTASVTPTARSRIREERKDPLSALAREYGGSKRNALLKWCQKKTEGYQNIDITNFSSSWNDGLAFCALLHTYLPAHIPYQELNSQDKRRNFTLAFQAAESVGIKSTLDINEMVRTERPDWQSVMLYVTAIYKYFET